A genomic stretch from Gorilla gorilla gorilla isolate KB3781 chromosome 20, NHGRI_mGorGor1-v2.1_pri, whole genome shotgun sequence includes:
- the ZNF835 gene encoding zinc finger protein 835: MEGLLSVALQGAELEGNWKHEGQVEDLQENQESCPEPEAVACKGDPAGDSMQERDEFSRIPRTISSPAATQASDPDDSRPRRCSAPGESPKERHPDSRQRERGGGPKKPWKCGDCGKAFSYCSAFILHQRIHTGEKPFACPECGKAFSQSVHLTLHQRTHTGEKPYACHECGKAFSQGSYLASHWRTHTGEKPHRCDDCGKAFTRVTHLTQHRRVHTGERPYACAQCAKAFRNRSSLIEHQRIHTGEKPYECSACAKAFRFSSALIRHQRTHTEEKPYRCGQCAKAFAQIAHLTQHRRVHTGEKPYTCQDCGALFSQSASLAEHRRIHTGEKPYACGQCAKAFTQVSHLTQHQRTHTGERPYPCHDCGKRFSNRSHLLQHRLVHTGERPYRCLQCGAAFSHVSSLIEHQKIHTGERPYKCGECGKAFSQGSSLALHQRTHTGERPYTCPECGKAFSNRSYLIQHHIVHTGEKPYECSGCGKAFSFSSALIRHQRTHADSSGRLCPAPTPDSTPGLSQGGETCQQGCPGRNPRGPAED, translated from the coding sequence ATGGAGGGACTCTTGAGCGTCGCCCTCCAGGGCGCAGAGTTGGAAGGAAACTGGAAACACGAGGGCCAGGTTGAGGACCTGCAGGAAAACCAGGAAAGCTGTCCAGAGCCAGAGGCCGTGGCCTGCAAGGGAGACCCTGCTGGGGACAGCATGCAGGAACGCGATGAATTCAGCCGAATCCCAAGAACCATATCGAGCCCTGCTGCTACCCAAGCCAGTGACCCCGACGACAGCAGGCCCCGGAGGTGCAGCGCGCCTGGGGAGAGCCCGAAGGAGAGGCATCCTGACAGCCGCCAGCGGGAGAGAGGTGGAGGCCCCAAGAAGCCGTGGAAATGCGGGGACTGCGGGAAGGCCTTCAGCTACTGTTCCGCGTTCATCTTACACCAGAGAATCCACACCGGGGAGAAGCCATTTGCGTGCCCTGAGTGCGGCAAGGCCTTCAGCCAGAGCGTGCACCTGACCCTGCACCAGCGCACGCACACGGGCGAGAAGCCCTACGCCTGCCACGAGTGCGGCAAGGCCTTCAGCCAAGGCTCGTACCTGGCGTCCCACTGGCGCACGCACACGGGCGAGAAGCCGCACCGCTGCGACGACTGCGGCAAGGCCTTCACGCGCGTCACGCACCTGACCCAGCACCGGCGCGTGCACACGGGCGAGCGGCCCTACGCGTGCGCCCAGTGCGCCAAAGCGTTCCGCAACCGCTCCTCCCTGATAGAGCACCAGCGCATCCACACCGGTGAGAAGCCCTACGAGTGCTCCGCGTGCGCCAAGGCCTTCCGCTTCTCCTCAGCGCTCATCCGCCACCAGCGCACCCACACAGAGGAGAAGCCCTACCGCTGCGGCCAGTGCGCCAAGGCCTTCGCGCAGATCGCGCACCTGACTCAGCACCGGCGCGTGCACACGGGCGAGAAGCCCTACACGTGCCAGGACTGCGGCGCGCTCTTCAGCCAGAGCGCCTCTCTGGCCGAGCACCGGCGCATCCACACAGGCGAGAAGCCCTACGCGTGCGGCCAGTGCGCCAAGGCCTTCACCCAGGTGTCGCACCTGACGCAGCACCAGCGCACGCACACCGGAGAGCGGCCCTACCCCTGCCACGACTGCGGCAAGCGCTTCAGCAACCGCTCCCACCTCCTCCAGCACCGCCTCGTTCACACCGGTGAGCGGCCCTACAGGTGCCTGCAGTGCGGGGCCGCCTTCAGCCATGTGTCCTCGCTTATAGAGCACCAGAAGATCCACACCGGAGAGCGGCCCTACAAGTGCGGCGAGTGCGGCAAGGCTTTCAGCCAGGGCTCCTCGCTTGCCCTGCACCAGCGCACGCACACGGGCGAGCGGCCCTACACCTGCCCCGAGTGCGGCAAGGCCTTCAGCAACCGCTCCTACCTGATCCAGCACCACATCGTGCACACCGGGGAGAAGCCCTACGAGTGCAGCGGCTGCGGGAAGGCCTTCAGCTTCTCCTCCGCGCTCATCCGACACCAGAGGACGCATGCAGACAGTTCGGGACGCCTTTGCCCAGCTCCCACGCCTGACTCAACACCTGGGCTCTCACAGGGAGGAGAAACCTGTCAACAGGGGTGCCCTGGCAGAAACCCGCGTGGACCAGCAGAAGATTAA